The proteins below are encoded in one region of bacterium:
- a CDS encoding carboxypeptidase regulatory-like domain-containing protein, translated as MNRNRRPLLSLVRTCVLLLLAALAASASLAAATGPITPEALAAARALPQWQPAVWTDHPVRIELRDRDELDALLRAVPLSRFSREDVALSYEGPDRKVEKVALEVRVTDREHADLLAAGWAPVAVRDLDREGREAAEKTWAAREAQPAAEKVFTFPLTVYPTHAEIGQILADLAAAHPTRARTFQWGTSIQGRALWGLVISDDANNSKAEPEIRLSSTMHGDEVTGMVLTLDFANYLLTNYGVAGREDVTNLVDNYEIHLMPDHNPDGTYLTQRYNANGADLNRNFPLPAGEDPVTESENLSFMAYANSHHFVISANYHGGALLMNYLWDWTYTLTPDDAALRKLSLEYSTYNLPMYNGDFPQGITNGAAWYVALGTLQDWSYDQTGASIRPSRSPTRSGLPPAPWRRSGTRTASMMHYVKSARYGVNGVVTSAETGDPVNATVTVTGNTKTVRTDPTYGDYYKLLNTGTYQLTFSAAGYITQTVSNVAVTWGTPTVLSVQMQPTANGDLSGQVLAVGGAPLAAQVRSSPTR; from the coding sequence ATGAATCGCAACCGTCGCCCCCTGTTGTCACTTGTTAGGACCTGTGTGCTGCTGCTCCTTGCCGCACTGGCCGCTTCGGCGAGCCTGGCAGCCGCGACCGGGCCGATCACCCCTGAGGCTCTCGCCGCCGCCCGCGCCCTGCCTCAATGGCAGCCGGCGGTCTGGACCGACCATCCCGTGCGCATCGAGCTGCGTGACCGCGACGAGCTCGACGCGCTGCTTCGCGCCGTGCCGCTGAGCCGCTTCTCGCGCGAGGATGTCGCACTGTCCTACGAAGGCCCTGACCGCAAGGTCGAGAAGGTGGCGCTCGAAGTGCGCGTCACCGACCGCGAGCACGCCGACCTGCTGGCCGCCGGCTGGGCGCCGGTCGCCGTTCGCGACCTCGACCGCGAGGGCCGCGAAGCCGCCGAAAAGACATGGGCGGCGCGTGAAGCCCAGCCCGCCGCCGAGAAGGTCTTCACGTTCCCGTTGACGGTCTACCCGACGCACGCCGAGATCGGCCAGATCCTGGCCGACCTCGCCGCCGCCCACCCCACCCGCGCGCGCACGTTCCAGTGGGGAACCAGCATCCAGGGCCGCGCCCTGTGGGGCCTGGTCATCAGCGACGACGCGAACAACTCGAAGGCCGAGCCCGAGATCCGGCTGAGCTCAACCATGCACGGCGACGAGGTGACGGGCATGGTCCTGACGCTCGATTTCGCCAACTACCTGCTGACCAACTACGGCGTCGCCGGCCGCGAGGACGTGACGAATCTCGTGGACAATTACGAGATCCACCTCATGCCCGACCACAACCCCGACGGCACCTATCTCACGCAGCGCTACAATGCGAACGGCGCCGACCTCAACCGCAATTTTCCGCTGCCTGCCGGCGAGGACCCCGTGACCGAGAGCGAGAACCTCTCCTTCATGGCCTACGCCAACTCGCATCATTTCGTGATCAGCGCCAACTACCACGGCGGCGCACTGCTGATGAACTACCTGTGGGATTGGACCTATACGCTGACTCCAGATGATGCCGCCCTGCGCAAGCTGAGCCTCGAGTACTCGACCTACAACCTGCCCATGTACAACGGTGATTTCCCCCAGGGGATCACGAACGGTGCCGCCTGGTACGTGGCGCTCGGCACCCTGCAGGACTGGAGCTACGACCAGACGGGTGCATCGATACGACCATCGAGGTCTCCAACACGAAGTGGCCTGCCGCCAGCACCCTGGCGACGTTCTGGAACGAGAACCGCGAGCATGATGCACTACGTCAAGTCCGCCCGGTACGGCGTCAACGGCGTGGTCACCTCGGCCGAGACGGGCGACCCGGTGAACGCAACCGTCACCGTGACCGGCAACACCAAGACCGTCCGCACCGACCCGACGTACGGCGACTACTACAAGCTGCTCAACACGGGCACCTATCAGCTGACGTTCAGCGCGGCTGGCTACATCACGCAGACGGTCAGCAATGTGGCCGTGACCTGGGGCACGCCGACGGTGCTCAGCGTCCAGATGCAGCCGACCGCCAACGGCGACCTGAGCGGCCAGGTGCTGGCCGTGGGCGGCGCGCCGCTGGCCGCGCAGGTGCGGTCTTCACCCACCCGCTGA
- a CDS encoding DNA integrity scanning protein DisA nucleotide-binding domain protein, giving the protein MIQMFVGLGLLLVLSFPAQLLGMMVVGRIIGTLETVWVVAFIIIFQPELRAALATLGLGRGLFGRVREIPAEQELLKAVARLSKRGLGAIIVIEREVRLSDWIQKGVPLDAEITAATIEAIFTVPGPLHDGAVIISGSKIAAAAVILPITEREELGYVLGTRHLAAIGISEQSDAIVLVVSRGDARSASSSAGISAAGCRWTISCTNWSASTAARPARAFAIAGRATAPPRPRPRPSRPA; this is encoded by the coding sequence GTGATCCAGATGTTCGTGGGACTGGGACTGCTGCTGGTGCTGTCGTTCCCGGCGCAATTGCTGGGCATGATGGTGGTCGGGCGCATCATCGGCACGCTGGAGACGGTGTGGGTGGTGGCGTTCATCATCATCTTCCAGCCGGAATTGCGGGCGGCGCTGGCCACGCTGGGGCTCGGACGCGGCCTGTTCGGTCGGGTACGTGAGATCCCGGCCGAGCAGGAGTTGCTGAAGGCGGTCGCGCGACTGTCGAAGCGCGGGTTGGGCGCCATCATCGTGATCGAGCGTGAGGTGCGCCTGAGCGACTGGATCCAGAAGGGCGTGCCCCTGGACGCCGAGATCACGGCTGCCACGATCGAGGCGATCTTCACGGTACCCGGCCCGCTGCACGACGGCGCCGTCATCATCAGCGGCAGCAAGATCGCGGCGGCGGCAGTGATCCTGCCCATCACCGAGCGCGAGGAACTGGGCTACGTTCTGGGAACGCGGCACCTCGCGGCGATCGGCATCAGTGAGCAGTCCGACGCGATCGTGCTGGTGGTTTCCCGAGGAGACGCGCGATCAGCCTCGTCTTCGGCGGGCATATCCGCCGCGGGTTGTCGATGGACGATCTCATGCACGAACTGGAGCGCGTCTACCGCCGCCAGACCGGCCCGCGCGTTCGCAATCGCCGGGCGAGCGACCGCGCCGCCGAGGCCGAGGCCGCGGCCGAGTCGGCCCGCGTGA